One window of Leptotrichia sp. oral taxon 498 genomic DNA carries:
- a CDS encoding V-type ATP synthase subunit K: MNLNLSQFLAQNGGAIFATLGAALATLLAGIGSAKGVGLVGEVATGLMSEEPEKFGKSLVLQLLPGTQGLYGFVIGLMVLGKITKDLTVANGLGILMACLPIAIAGYGSAIAQGRVAASGISLLAKNEEQNTKGIIYAVMVETYALLAFVVSIMLLGKF, from the coding sequence ATGAATTTGAATTTATCACAATTTTTAGCACAAAATGGGGGTGCAATATTTGCAACATTAGGAGCGGCATTAGCAACATTGCTAGCAGGAATTGGTTCTGCTAAAGGAGTAGGATTAGTTGGTGAAGTGGCAACAGGGCTTATGAGTGAAGAACCAGAAAAATTTGGTAAATCACTAGTATTACAATTGTTACCAGGTACACAAGGGTTGTACGGTTTCGTTATTGGACTTATGGTTTTAGGAAAAATAACTAAAGATCTTACTGTTGCAAATGGTTTAGGAATTTTAATGGCTTGTCTTCCAATCGCAATCGCAGGATATGGTTCAGCAATCGCACAAGGTAGAGTAGCGGCATCAGGAATTAGCTTACTTGCAAAAAATGAAGAACAAAATACAAAAGGTATCATTTATGCGGTAATGGTTGAAACTTATGCGCTACTTGCATTCGTAGTATCTATTATGTTGTTAGGTAAATTTTAA
- a CDS encoding V-type ATP synthase subunit E gives MSNIDNLTSKILSDAKAAGEQIVSEAQEKADEKYEKSMKQVSQKKEKILESAKKEQVLLTDRIKSSANLKIRNEKLKAKQIVIDKVIEKLKEKLANMKKEDYMAYLNKNIDKNSISSKELIVKKEFLQDVKKEFKNAKIKENEFVSSGFIIEENGVQKNYTFEVKIDFMRDELEVEISKLLFS, from the coding sequence ATGTCTAACATTGACAATTTGACATCGAAGATTTTAAGTGATGCGAAAGCTGCTGGAGAGCAGATTGTGAGTGAAGCACAAGAAAAAGCTGATGAAAAATATGAAAAAAGCATGAAACAAGTTTCACAAAAAAAAGAAAAAATTCTTGAATCAGCAAAAAAAGAACAAGTACTTTTAACTGACAGAATAAAATCAAGTGCAAATTTGAAAATAAGAAATGAAAAATTAAAAGCAAAACAAATAGTAATTGATAAAGTTATAGAAAAGTTAAAAGAAAAATTAGCAAATATGAAAAAAGAAGATTATATGGCATATTTAAATAAAAATATTGATAAAAATTCGATTTCTTCAAAAGAATTAATTGTAAAAAAAGAGTTTTTACAAGATGTGAAAAAAGAATTTAAAAACGCTAAAATTAAAGAAAATGAATTTGTAAGTTCAGGATTTATCATTGAGGAAAATGGTGTTCAAAAGAATTATACTTTTGAAGTAAAAATAGATTTTATGAGAGACGAATTGGAAGTTGAAATTTCAAAACTTCTTTTCTCATAA
- a CDS encoding V-type ATP synthase subunit C: MDRMDYGQSVVTIRVLEKRLLTKNRIERMIESETCEEVLKLLSETEYSQDMTDIQNSRDYEKILKRETERVFSLVRNMSKNKEVVDILSLKYDYHNLKVLIKSKVFEKDNTNLLMNAGTIDITKFKTKSETQSLDLPEEILEAIAEIKKEENLTPQKIDIIVEKYYFKNLVNLSKKIDVKVITDYVKGLIDFQNIITLFRVQKQNRDAKFLDSVIFEGGTISKDKIVASLNDSSETILNKFKKEKLGPYLVKGVEVFNETKRLSEFEKISDNYLMELNKESKYIVFGPEPLFTYLVAKEREINAIRLIMVSKINNISSEKIRERLRDTYA; the protein is encoded by the coding sequence ATGGATAGAATGGATTACGGTCAAAGTGTCGTAACTATTAGGGTATTAGAAAAAAGACTCTTAACTAAAAATAGGATTGAGCGAATGATAGAATCTGAAACTTGCGAAGAGGTTTTAAAATTATTGTCAGAAACTGAGTATTCTCAAGATATGACGGACATTCAAAATAGCAGAGATTATGAAAAAATTTTAAAAAGAGAAACAGAAAGAGTTTTTTCACTAGTTCGCAATATGTCTAAAAATAAAGAAGTTGTTGATATTTTGTCACTAAAATACGACTATCACAATTTGAAAGTATTGATAAAAAGCAAAGTTTTTGAAAAAGATAACACAAATTTATTGATGAATGCTGGAACGATTGATATAACAAAATTTAAGACAAAATCTGAAACTCAAAGTTTAGATTTGCCAGAAGAAATTTTAGAAGCAATTGCAGAAATAAAAAAAGAGGAAAATCTTACTCCGCAAAAAATTGATATTATTGTAGAAAAATATTATTTCAAAAATTTAGTAAATTTATCAAAAAAAATTGATGTGAAAGTTATAACAGATTATGTCAAAGGACTTATTGATTTTCAAAATATAATAACCTTATTTAGAGTTCAAAAACAAAATAGAGATGCAAAATTTCTGGACAGCGTAATATTTGAGGGCGGAACAATTTCAAAAGATAAAATTGTGGCGTCATTAAATGACAGTTCAGAAACAATTTTGAATAAATTTAAAAAAGAAAAATTGGGACCATATTTAGTAAAAGGTGTAGAAGTTTTTAACGAAACAAAAAGATTATCGGAATTTGAAAAAATATCGGATAATTACTTGATGGAATTAAATAAAGAATCTAAATACATTGTATTTGGACCTGAACCGCTATTTACATATCTTGTTGCAAAAGAGAGGGAAATTAATGCAATTAGACTTATTATGGTCAGCAAAATTAATAATATAAGTTCAGAGAAAATAAGGGAAAGGCTGCGTGATACATATGCATAA
- a CDS encoding V-type ATP synthase subunit F codes for MHKIGVVGDKDTILPFKALGLCVYPVITKEEARHSIDEMAKNNFGIIFVTEQTAILVKETIERYTDKIVPAIIVIPNNQGTLGLGLNKIDEYVEKAIGSNIF; via the coding sequence ATGCATAAAATAGGTGTTGTTGGAGATAAAGATACAATTTTACCATTTAAAGCACTAGGACTTTGCGTGTATCCTGTAATAACTAAAGAAGAGGCAAGACATTCCATAGATGAAATGGCAAAAAATAACTTTGGTATTATTTTTGTAACTGAGCAGACAGCCATTTTGGTAAAAGAAACGATTGAAAGATATACAGATAAAATAGTACCGGCGATTATTGTCATTCCTAATAATCAAGGAACACTTGGATTAGGATTAAATAAAATAGATGAATATGTAGAAAAAGCAATAGGCTCTAACATATTTTAA
- a CDS encoding V-type ATP synthase subunit A, producing the protein MKTGKIIRVSGPLVVAEGMENANVYDVVRVSDSKLIGEIIEMRGDKASIQVYEETVGIGPGEPVYTTGEPLSVELGPGLLEAMFDGIQRPLKEYQNIAGDFLTKGVEVAPLNRTKKWEFEPVLKVGEKVQEGDILGAVQETSVVSHKIMVPFGIKGTLKSIKAGNFTVTETVAVIETEKGDVEVQMMQKWPVRRGRKYAKKLNPEAPLITGQRVIDTFFPVTKGGTACVPGPFGSGKTVVQHQMAKWADAEIIVYVGCGERGNEMTDVLMEFPEIVDPKTGESLMKRTVLIANTSNMPVAAREASIYTGITIAEYFRDMGYSVAIMADSTSRWAEALREMSGRLEEMPGDEGYPAYLGSRAAEFYERAGHVVCLGKDGREGALTVIGAVSPPGGDISEPVSQATLRIVKVFWGLDANLAYRRHFPAINWLNSYTLYQTKVDGWMDKNVGPEFSKNRSKAMSLLQEESSLQEIVRLVGKDTLSEKDQLKLEVAKSIREDYLQQNAFMESDTYTSLEKQDKMLALVLKFYDEGIRGLDNGAYLNEISELAVRERIARAKYLPESELNKIDEISKELTEQIDNLINKGGALNA; encoded by the coding sequence TTGAAAACAGGAAAAATTATTAGAGTATCAGGACCTCTTGTGGTTGCAGAAGGTATGGAAAACGCCAATGTTTATGATGTGGTAAGAGTTTCTGATAGTAAACTTATAGGTGAAATTATCGAAATGAGAGGGGACAAGGCCTCTATTCAAGTATATGAAGAAACAGTAGGAATAGGTCCAGGAGAGCCTGTTTATACAACAGGAGAACCTTTGAGCGTGGAGTTGGGACCAGGATTACTGGAAGCGATGTTTGATGGGATTCAAAGACCGTTAAAAGAATATCAAAATATTGCTGGAGATTTTTTGACTAAAGGAGTGGAAGTTGCTCCATTAAACAGAACGAAAAAATGGGAATTTGAGCCGGTGCTAAAAGTTGGAGAAAAAGTGCAAGAAGGAGATATTTTAGGAGCTGTTCAAGAGACATCGGTTGTAAGTCATAAAATAATGGTGCCATTTGGAATAAAAGGGACGCTAAAATCAATAAAAGCAGGAAATTTCACAGTAACTGAAACAGTTGCAGTAATTGAAACTGAAAAAGGTGATGTAGAAGTTCAAATGATGCAAAAATGGCCAGTTAGAAGAGGTAGAAAATACGCAAAAAAATTAAATCCAGAAGCTCCATTGATAACAGGACAAAGAGTAATTGATACATTTTTTCCTGTAACAAAAGGTGGAACTGCTTGTGTACCAGGACCATTTGGTTCAGGGAAAACAGTTGTGCAGCACCAGATGGCAAAATGGGCGGATGCTGAAATTATTGTCTATGTAGGTTGTGGGGAACGTGGAAACGAAATGACAGATGTTCTTATGGAATTTCCAGAAATTGTCGACCCTAAAACAGGGGAATCACTTATGAAAAGAACAGTACTTATAGCAAATACTTCAAATATGCCAGTTGCAGCAAGGGAAGCTAGTATTTATACTGGAATTACGATTGCTGAGTACTTTAGGGATATGGGATATTCAGTTGCAATAATGGCGGATTCTACATCGAGATGGGCAGAAGCGCTAAGAGAAATGTCAGGGCGTCTTGAAGAAATGCCGGGAGATGAAGGTTACCCAGCATATCTTGGTTCGAGGGCTGCTGAATTTTATGAAAGAGCTGGACATGTCGTTTGTTTAGGAAAAGATGGAAGAGAAGGTGCGCTAACTGTAATTGGTGCGGTATCGCCTCCAGGTGGAGATATTTCTGAACCAGTATCACAGGCAACTTTGAGAATCGTTAAAGTGTTCTGGGGGCTTGACGCAAACCTAGCTTACAGAAGACATTTCCCAGCGATTAACTGGTTAAATTCTTATACTTTGTATCAAACAAAAGTCGATGGATGGATGGACAAAAATGTAGGACCTGAATTTTCTAAAAATAGATCAAAAGCTATGTCGTTACTTCAAGAAGAATCTAGTTTGCAAGAAATTGTAAGACTTGTAGGAAAAGATACTTTGTCAGAGAAAGATCAATTGAAACTGGAAGTTGCAAAATCAATAAGAGAAGATTATTTGCAGCAAAATGCATTTATGGAATCTGACACTTATACTTCTCTTGAAAAACAAGATAAAATGTTAGCATTAGTTTTAAAATTTTATGATGAAGGAATAAGAGGTTTGGATAACGGAGCGTATCTAAACGAAATTTCAGAGTTAGCAGTAAGAGAAAGAATTGCCAGAGCAAAATATTTGCCAGAATCTGAATTAAATAAAATTGACGAAATTTCAAAAGAGTTGACTGAACAAATTGATAATTTAATTAACAAAGGAGGTGCATTAAATGCTTAA